Proteins encoded within one genomic window of Amycolatopsis sp. 2-15:
- a CDS encoding TetR/AcrR family transcriptional regulator — MTDHRPGLRERTRRAVQQDITEAAQRLFVKHGYERTTMGDVAEAAGLSRRSLFRYFPTKEDLIVGKFEVLAETMVERLRERPLDEPAWTSLRRAFDLLVPYVDAPGKHEVAEPMQRIVFATPALLASYLEKLHRMAAAAETVLRERAETRGTPCDPTDPALPAVAGAAFSCLLAAQHAWLAGGGAETFAVCLDRAMAAVAPAGNA; from the coding sequence GTGACCGACCACCGCCCCGGCCTGCGCGAACGGACCCGCCGGGCCGTGCAGCAGGACATCACCGAGGCCGCGCAGCGGTTGTTCGTCAAGCACGGCTACGAGCGCACGACGATGGGCGACGTCGCCGAGGCCGCGGGCCTGTCGCGGCGCAGCCTGTTCCGCTACTTCCCCACCAAGGAAGACCTGATCGTCGGCAAGTTCGAGGTGCTGGCCGAGACGATGGTCGAGCGGCTGCGCGAGCGCCCGCTCGACGAACCGGCGTGGACCTCGCTGCGCCGGGCGTTCGACCTGCTCGTGCCCTACGTCGACGCGCCCGGCAAGCACGAGGTCGCCGAACCCATGCAGCGCATCGTCTTCGCGACACCCGCCCTGCTCGCGAGCTACCTCGAGAAGCTGCACCGCATGGCGGCCGCGGCCGAGACCGTGCTGCGTGAACGCGCCGAAACCCGCGGCACGCCATGCGACCCGACCGACCCGGCGCTCCCCGCCGTCGCCGGTGCCGCGTTCTCGTGCCTGCTCGCCGCGCAGCACGCGTGGCTCGCCGGCGGGGGCGCGGAGACGTTCGCCGTGTGCCTCGACCGGGCGATGGCCGCCGTCGCCCCCGCCGGGAACGCTTGA
- a CDS encoding ATP-binding protein, producing the protein MLRHARADALALTVTLGEHLVIEVSDTGVGLPAGVARCSRLHSGLRNLEQRATESGGTFRVERPPSGGTRLLWTVPVSPAHAVVSGGSR; encoded by the coding sequence GTGCTGCGCCACGCCCGAGCCGATGCGCTGGCTCTGACCGTGACGCTGGGCGAGCACCTCGTGATCGAGGTGTCCGACACGGGGGTGGGCCTGCCGGCGGGGGTGGCGCGCTGCTCGAGGTTGCACAGTGGCTTGCGCAACCTCGAGCAGCGCGCGACCGAGTCGGGTGGCACGTTTCGCGTGGAGCGTCCGCCATCGGGTGGCACCCGTCTCCTGTGGACGGTCCCCGTGAGCCCGGCCCACGCGGTGGTCTCCGGAGGGTCACGGTGA
- a CDS encoding GAF and ANTAR domain-containing protein: MGTKGEMGEVAAVGDRERRMIRTFVSMADTLVDEYDVTDLLDILAQRCVELLEVGAAGLMLADERGSLEVRASSTEQDGLRELVKLGVDEGPGVACFRSGVAVHATTIGADSQRWPRFAAAARRAGFASVHSLPLRLRGLTIGALNLFGRANVPAEDLELAQGLADTATIGILQERAIRRGEVLSDQLQSALSSRVVIEQAKGVLSISGRLSMADAFTALRQYARSHNTRLGEVARSLAEGELDPAVVLTRVSGKN; encoded by the coding sequence ATGGGTACCAAGGGCGAGATGGGGGAGGTGGCCGCTGTGGGTGACCGAGAGCGGCGGATGATCCGTACGTTCGTCTCGATGGCCGACACACTGGTCGACGAGTACGACGTGACGGACCTGCTGGACATTCTGGCGCAGCGCTGCGTCGAGCTGCTCGAAGTCGGGGCCGCGGGGCTGATGCTCGCGGACGAGCGCGGGAGCCTGGAAGTGCGGGCCTCCTCGACGGAGCAGGACGGGCTGCGGGAGCTGGTCAAGCTCGGTGTCGACGAGGGACCGGGCGTGGCCTGCTTCCGATCCGGCGTCGCGGTGCACGCGACGACGATCGGCGCCGACAGCCAGCGGTGGCCGCGGTTCGCCGCGGCGGCGCGGCGGGCGGGGTTCGCCTCGGTGCACTCGCTGCCGTTGCGGCTGCGCGGGCTGACGATCGGCGCGCTGAACCTGTTCGGCCGCGCCAACGTGCCGGCCGAGGACCTCGAGCTGGCACAGGGCCTCGCGGACACCGCCACGATCGGGATCCTGCAGGAACGCGCCATCCGCCGCGGCGAGGTGCTCTCGGACCAGCTGCAGTCGGCGCTGAGCAGCCGCGTGGTCATCGAGCAGGCGAAGGGCGTGCTGTCGATCAGTGGGCGCCTGTCGATGGCCGACGCGTTCACGGCGCTGCGCCAGTACGCGCGCAGCCACAACACCCGGCTCGGCGAAGTCGCCCGTTCGCTGGCCGAAGGCGAGCTCGACCCGGCCGTGGTGCTGACGCGGGTGTCCGGCAAGAACTGA
- a CDS encoding SDR family NAD(P)-dependent oxidoreductase: MSEPKTIVITGASDGIGAAAARRLHADGHRVVVVGRSPAKTEAVAQELGVEHHVADFARFAEVRDLAAALDAAHPRIDVLVNNAGGIFGDRAKTEDGFEKTVQVNHLSPFLLTTLLMDTLLVSRASVIQTSSSGARLFGDLRLEDLDHDAAFTPHKAYGTAKLENILFTRELHARFHARGLSAAAFHPGAVATAFATESSSFFRLVYKNPLGRMVMVSPEKGARQLVWLATAEPGAEWESGAYYERGKPARRVNPQATDDDLARRLWDRSAELVGVQTA; this comes from the coding sequence ATGTCCGAACCGAAGACGATCGTGATCACCGGTGCCAGCGACGGCATCGGTGCGGCCGCGGCCCGCCGCCTGCACGCCGACGGCCACCGGGTCGTGGTCGTCGGGCGCTCGCCCGCCAAGACCGAAGCCGTCGCCCAGGAGCTCGGGGTTGAGCACCACGTCGCCGACTTCGCGCGCTTCGCCGAGGTACGCGACCTGGCCGCCGCGCTCGACGCGGCCCACCCGCGCATCGACGTGCTCGTGAACAACGCCGGGGGCATCTTCGGCGACCGCGCCAAGACCGAGGACGGCTTCGAGAAGACCGTGCAGGTCAACCACCTGTCGCCGTTCCTGCTCACCACGCTGCTGATGGACACGCTGCTGGTGTCTCGCGCGTCGGTGATCCAGACCTCGAGCTCGGGCGCCCGGCTGTTCGGCGACCTGCGGCTCGAGGACCTCGACCACGACGCGGCGTTCACCCCGCACAAGGCCTACGGCACCGCGAAGCTGGAGAACATCCTGTTCACGCGCGAGCTCCACGCCCGTTTCCATGCTCGGGGCCTGTCCGCGGCCGCGTTCCACCCCGGTGCCGTCGCCACGGCCTTCGCGACCGAGAGCTCCAGCTTCTTCCGGCTGGTCTACAAGAACCCGCTGGGCCGGATGGTCATGGTCAGCCCGGAGAAGGGCGCGCGCCAGCTGGTCTGGCTGGCGACCGCCGAACCGGGCGCCGAGTGGGAGTCCGGCGCGTACTACGAGCGCGGCAAGCCCGCGCGGCGCGTGAACCCGCAGGCGACCGACGACGACCTCGCCCGCCGGCTGTGGGACCGCTCGGCCGAGCTGGTCGGGGTGCAGACCGCCTGA
- a CDS encoding SDR family NAD(P)-dependent oxidoreductase: MTQRVTTPFGATSTAAEVVAGVDLSGRRAVVTGAASGIGEETARSLASAGAEVTLAVRDPAAGERVAREIGASTGSSAVRVATLDLADPASVSAFVAAWEGPLHILVANAGVMATPERRTAPGWDLQFATNHLGHFQLATGLHSALAAARHARVVVVSSVGHVNGEVLFDDVSFTRTPYDPWAAYSQSKTANILFAVEAARLWAAEGIAVNALNPGRVWSTNLGRHMANPPSAFDPSGATGVSVKDIPQGAATSVLLAASPLVAGVTGKYFEDCQEAEPFTAGVRRGVADFALDPAKARRLWALSAELLAQAGYPLA; this comes from the coding sequence ATGACCCAGCGAGTGACCACGCCCTTCGGCGCGACGTCCACGGCGGCCGAGGTGGTCGCCGGAGTCGACCTGAGCGGCCGGCGCGCCGTCGTGACCGGGGCGGCGTCGGGGATCGGCGAGGAGACCGCCCGCTCGCTCGCGTCGGCCGGCGCGGAGGTGACACTGGCCGTGCGCGACCCGGCGGCGGGGGAGCGGGTGGCGCGGGAGATCGGAGCGAGCACGGGGAGCTCCGCCGTGCGGGTGGCCACCCTGGACCTGGCCGACCCGGCCTCGGTCAGCGCGTTCGTCGCGGCCTGGGAAGGGCCGCTGCACATCCTGGTGGCCAACGCCGGCGTGATGGCCACACCCGAGCGGCGGACGGCGCCGGGCTGGGACCTGCAGTTCGCCACCAACCACCTCGGCCATTTCCAGCTGGCGACCGGCCTGCACAGCGCGCTCGCCGCGGCGAGGCACGCCCGCGTGGTCGTGGTCAGCTCGGTGGGACACGTCAACGGCGAGGTGCTCTTCGACGACGTCTCCTTCACGCGCACGCCGTACGACCCGTGGGCGGCCTACAGCCAGTCGAAGACGGCCAACATCCTCTTCGCCGTCGAGGCGGCTCGGCTCTGGGCGGCCGAGGGGATCGCGGTGAACGCGCTCAACCCGGGCCGCGTCTGGTCCACGAACCTCGGCCGGCACATGGCGAACCCGCCGTCGGCCTTCGATCCCTCCGGCGCGACCGGCGTGTCCGTGAAGGACATCCCGCAGGGCGCCGCGACCTCGGTGCTGCTCGCCGCGTCGCCGCTCGTGGCAGGTGTGACCGGGAAGTACTTCGAGGACTGCCAGGAAGCCGAGCCGTTCACCGCGGGCGTGCGGCGGGGTGTCGCGGACTTCGCGCTCGACCCGGCGAAGGCACGGCGGCTGTGGGCGCTTTCGGCGGAACTGCTCGCTCAGGCGGGTTATCCCCTCGCGTGA
- a CDS encoding response regulator, with protein MITVFLVDDHELVRRGVAELVADEDDLTVVGEAASVAEALARIPAVRPDVAVLDVRLPDGDGVRLCRDLRATLPGLRCLMLTSFTDERSMVDAVLAGADGYVIKDIKGLQLVDAVRRVAAGHSLLDERAVAALMAKLRESTRGPGPLAALTEQERVLLDLIGEGLTNRQIAERMFLAEKTVKNYVSRLLAKLGVERRTQAAVLVTALHDEERRAGG; from the coding sequence GTGATCACCGTCTTCCTCGTCGACGACCACGAGCTGGTGCGCCGCGGCGTGGCCGAGCTCGTGGCGGACGAGGACGACCTCACGGTGGTGGGCGAGGCCGCCTCCGTCGCCGAGGCGCTGGCCCGGATCCCCGCCGTGCGCCCGGATGTGGCGGTGCTCGACGTCCGCCTCCCCGACGGCGACGGCGTCCGCCTGTGCCGCGACCTGCGCGCCACGCTGCCCGGCCTGCGCTGCCTGATGCTCACGTCCTTCACCGACGAGCGCTCGATGGTCGACGCGGTCCTGGCCGGCGCCGACGGCTACGTCATCAAGGACATCAAGGGACTCCAGCTCGTCGACGCCGTCCGTCGCGTCGCGGCGGGCCACAGCCTGCTCGACGAACGCGCGGTCGCCGCCCTGATGGCGAAACTGCGCGAGAGCACCCGCGGCCCCGGTCCGCTCGCCGCGCTGACCGAACAGGAGCGCGTGCTGCTGGACCTCATCGGCGAAGGGCTGACCAACCGGCAGATCGCCGAACGGATGTTCCTGGCGGAGAAGACGGTGAAGAACTACGTTTCCCGCCTGCTGGCCAAACTCGGCGTGGAACGCCGCACCCAGGCGGCAGTTCTCGTCACGGCGCTCCACGACGAGGAACGCCGCGCCGGCGGCTGA
- a CDS encoding TetR/AcrR family transcriptional regulator: MTNTGRSLRADAQENQDRILEAAARAFSRQGADTSLKAIAKEAGVGIATLYRRFPAREDLVEATYRSETERLAGSAADLLAERPPDAALRAWAERFVDYMLTKNGMAEALPGILAAREGLRTHSRDLLRAAIERMLTAAAEAGTLRADVPADDVMMAIGGVTLIAGHEDQRELASRLLDLVVAGLRPC; encoded by the coding sequence GTGACGAACACCGGACGGTCGCTGCGGGCCGACGCGCAGGAGAACCAGGACCGCATCCTCGAGGCCGCGGCGCGCGCGTTTTCCCGCCAGGGGGCGGACACCTCGCTCAAGGCCATCGCGAAGGAGGCCGGCGTCGGCATCGCCACGCTGTACCGGCGGTTCCCGGCCCGGGAAGACCTCGTGGAGGCGACATACCGCAGCGAGACCGAACGCCTGGCCGGATCCGCCGCGGACCTGCTCGCCGAGCGGCCACCCGACGCCGCCCTGCGCGCGTGGGCGGAGCGGTTCGTGGACTACATGCTCACCAAGAACGGGATGGCCGAAGCACTGCCCGGCATCCTGGCCGCCCGCGAAGGCCTGCGCACACACAGCCGTGACCTGCTGCGCGCGGCGATCGAGCGCATGCTCACCGCCGCAGCCGAGGCCGGGACACTGCGCGCCGACGTCCCGGCCGACGACGTGATGATGGCGATCGGCGGCGTCACCCTCATCGCGGGCCACGAAGACCAGCGCGAGCTGGCCTCGCGGCTGCTGGACCTGGTCGTGGCCGGGCTCCGGCCCTGCTGA
- a CDS encoding methylated-DNA--[protein]-cysteine S-methyltransferase produces MTTDLFAALPADDEAAQDRLRARLLAAAERDGLLDVAYRTVDSPVGPLLLAATGAGLVRVAFSVEDHGCVLAELAAAISPRVLAAPARLDTVSRELDEYFTGRRHTFDVAVDLRLAKGFRREVLRRLGEIPYGSTRSYSEVAAAAGSPKAVRAVGTACARNPVPLVVPCHRVVRADGSSGRYRGGEDAKLALLALETAS; encoded by the coding sequence ATGACCACCGATCTGTTCGCCGCACTGCCGGCCGACGACGAAGCCGCACAGGATCGCCTGCGCGCCCGCCTGCTCGCCGCGGCCGAACGCGACGGTCTGCTCGACGTCGCGTACCGCACGGTCGACTCGCCCGTGGGCCCGCTGCTGCTGGCCGCGACCGGTGCCGGGCTCGTGCGGGTCGCGTTCTCCGTGGAGGACCACGGTTGCGTGCTCGCCGAGCTGGCCGCGGCCATCAGTCCGCGGGTGCTCGCCGCGCCGGCCCGTCTGGACACAGTGTCCCGTGAGCTCGACGAGTACTTCACCGGCCGGCGCCACACGTTCGACGTCGCGGTGGATCTGCGGCTGGCCAAGGGTTTCCGCCGCGAGGTGCTGCGGCGGCTCGGCGAGATCCCGTACGGCAGCACGCGCAGCTACTCCGAAGTCGCTGCCGCGGCCGGAAGTCCCAAGGCGGTGCGCGCCGTCGGGACGGCGTGCGCGCGCAATCCGGTGCCGCTGGTCGTGCCGTGTCACCGGGTGGTGCGTGCCGACGGCAGCTCCGGGCGATACCGCGGTGGCGAAGACGCGAAACTGGCGTTGCTGGCCCTGGAAACGGCTTCCTGA
- a CDS encoding Rv1733c family protein, which yields MTRSADWFKRMRHALFPRGGVVVRPSDRFQAAVLAAFVVFALLAVPFAGVVGSETAAQRGKQATEEAASRHRVEATLLVDGPPQHAVGPDGVPSGAQPRDARWRLPDGGFRVAQVDADPETKAGDLVVVWLDRAGDPVPPPLDPRTASVEGAMTGFGAWAGFCALLSLLYGALVLGLDRRRLRLWQREWTLELDGKTRS from the coding sequence GTGACCCGTTCGGCGGACTGGTTCAAACGGATGCGGCACGCCCTGTTCCCGCGGGGCGGCGTGGTGGTCCGGCCGTCGGACCGGTTCCAGGCAGCGGTGCTGGCCGCCTTCGTGGTGTTCGCGCTGCTGGCGGTGCCGTTCGCCGGCGTCGTCGGTTCGGAAACCGCCGCGCAGCGCGGAAAACAGGCTACCGAGGAAGCGGCCAGCCGGCACCGCGTCGAGGCGACACTGCTCGTCGACGGGCCGCCGCAGCACGCCGTCGGCCCGGACGGCGTGCCGAGTGGGGCGCAGCCGCGCGATGCCCGCTGGCGGTTGCCCGACGGCGGTTTCCGCGTTGCGCAGGTCGACGCAGACCCGGAGACCAAGGCCGGCGACCTGGTCGTGGTGTGGCTCGACCGGGCCGGTGACCCGGTGCCGCCGCCGCTCGATCCGCGTACGGCCTCGGTCGAGGGTGCGATGACGGGGTTCGGGGCGTGGGCCGGGTTCTGCGCGCTGCTGAGCCTGCTCTACGGAGCCCTCGTCCTCGGGCTCGACCGTCGGCGGCTCAGGTTGTGGCAGCGGGAGTGGACGTTGGAACTGGACGGCAAGACGAGGTCCTGA
- a CDS encoding DUF4389 domain-containing protein produces the protein MKEVRRVNTGYPVRVEAELDEPLSRWLWLVKWLLALPHHLILAVLWIAYPFGIAAFFAILVTGRYPRSLFEFTVGVLRWSFRVHYYSYAALGTDRYPPFTFGDVPEYPARLQVEYPQRLSRGLVLVKWWLLALPQLILVGLFVGGGTWLFTRSGRFDFTWAAGGLVGILVLIAAVVLLFTGKYPRPLFDFILGLDRWVLRVAAYVSLLIDRYPPFRLDLGGSEPGGPAPSPGPLTQPPPGSATEPGTEPATPPFAAPPTPSAGGPGPAATGWTGGRIAAAICGAVLVLFSTGLLSGGSALMWADRNQRDADGYFSGSAPFNASGYALVSDPVQLHGLGTGGPDLAAIVGDTRIRATAVDATQGVFVGIAPAASAAQYLAGVEHTTVIDFGDRGAVGVDNPGRALTIPPEQAGIWAGQASGPGTQSVAWPVRDGDWTVVVMNSDGSRGVAVDAEAGATVPAIGWLSVLLVVVGVVVLAGGVACIWFAARGASGHRARTPVPVAGGGPGDGGRAP, from the coding sequence GTGAAGGAGGTGCGTCGCGTGAACACCGGCTACCCGGTCCGCGTCGAGGCCGAACTGGACGAACCGTTGTCCCGCTGGCTCTGGCTCGTCAAGTGGCTGCTGGCGCTGCCGCACCACCTCATCCTGGCGGTCCTGTGGATCGCCTACCCGTTCGGCATCGCGGCGTTCTTCGCGATCCTCGTGACGGGCCGCTACCCGCGTTCGCTGTTCGAGTTCACCGTGGGCGTGCTGCGGTGGAGTTTCCGCGTGCACTACTACTCCTATGCCGCACTCGGCACCGACCGGTACCCGCCGTTCACGTTCGGCGACGTGCCCGAGTACCCGGCGCGGCTGCAGGTCGAGTACCCGCAACGGCTTTCACGCGGGCTCGTGCTCGTGAAGTGGTGGCTCCTGGCGCTGCCGCAGCTCATCCTCGTGGGACTGTTCGTCGGCGGCGGCACGTGGCTGTTCACCCGGTCGGGCCGGTTCGACTTCACGTGGGCGGCCGGTGGTCTCGTCGGCATCCTGGTGCTGATCGCCGCGGTCGTCCTGCTGTTCACCGGAAAGTACCCGCGCCCGCTGTTCGACTTCATTCTCGGGCTCGACCGCTGGGTGCTGCGGGTCGCCGCGTACGTGTCGCTGCTGATCGACCGGTACCCGCCGTTCCGGCTCGACCTGGGCGGCAGCGAGCCGGGCGGACCGGCGCCTTCGCCGGGGCCGCTGACCCAGCCGCCGCCCGGTTCGGCGACCGAGCCGGGGACCGAGCCCGCGACACCGCCGTTCGCCGCACCCCCGACACCATCGGCGGGCGGTCCCGGCCCGGCGGCCACGGGCTGGACGGGTGGCCGCATCGCCGCCGCGATCTGCGGCGCGGTGCTGGTGCTGTTCTCCACCGGTCTGCTCTCGGGCGGCAGCGCGCTGATGTGGGCCGACCGCAACCAGCGTGACGCCGACGGCTACTTCTCCGGCTCGGCCCCCTTCAACGCTTCGGGATACGCGCTCGTGAGTGACCCCGTGCAGCTGCACGGCCTGGGCACCGGCGGGCCGGACCTCGCCGCGATCGTCGGCGACACCCGGATCCGCGCCACCGCCGTCGACGCCACGCAAGGTGTCTTCGTCGGCATCGCGCCCGCCGCGAGCGCGGCACAGTACCTCGCCGGCGTCGAGCACACGACGGTGATCGATTTCGGCGACCGCGGTGCGGTCGGCGTCGACAACCCGGGCCGCGCGCTGACGATCCCGCCGGAGCAGGCGGGAATCTGGGCCGGCCAGGCGTCGGGCCCCGGCACGCAGTCCGTGGCGTGGCCCGTGCGCGACGGGGACTGGACCGTCGTGGTAATGAACTCCGACGGCTCCCGAGGCGTCGCGGTCGACGCGGAAGCCGGCGCGACCGTGCCGGCGATCGGCTGGCTGTCGGTGCTGCTCGTCGTGGTCGGCGTGGTGGTCCTGGCCGGTGGTGTGGCGTGCATCTGGTTCGCCGCGCGCGGCGCTTCGGGGCACCGGGCGCGCACGCCCGTGCCGGTGGCCGGAGGAGGTCCCGGCGACGGGGGGCGAGCACCGTGA